GGGTGGTTACCCTGGGGTGAGCGAGCAGGTCAGGAGGGTGCACATGGCGACGGTCAACCGGCCCGAGGAGGACGGCGAGCACGTCTGCGGCATCGACACCGCCATGGAGGTGATCGGCGGCAAGTGGAAGGTGCTCATCCTGTGGGCCCTCCACGACGGGCCCGACCGGCGCTTCGGGGAGCTGCGGCGGATGGTGCCGGGCATCACCGAGAAGGTCCTCGCCTCGCACCTGCGGGAGATGGAGGCGGACGGGATCGTCCGCCGCGTCTCGTACGAGGAGGTCCCGCCGCGCGTCGAGTACGGGCTCACCAAGGACGGCGTCCGCCTCAACGACGCCCTGGAACCGCTCGCCGCCTGGGGCCGCGAGCGGCGGGAGGGGACCGGGCCGGGCTAGGACGGGTTGCGGAGGGCCTCCAGCTGGTCGAGGAACCAGCGCTGGGGCGGCAGGGCGGTGGCCGCCTCCGCCAGGCGGGCCGTGCGCGCGGCGCGTTCGTCGGCGGGCATGGCGAGCGCCTGGTGGAGGGCCTCGGCGGTCGCGGAGACGTCGTAGGGGTTGACCGTGAGGGCGTCCTGGCGCAGCTCCTGGTGGGCGCCGGCGCCCGTCGACAGGACCAGGGCGCAGCCGGCGTCGGAGACCACCGGTATCTCCTTCGCGACCAGGTTCATGCCGTCGCGGACCGGGTTCACCAGGGCCACGTCGGCCAGGCGGTAGGCGGCGAGGGAGCGGGTGAAGTCGTCCTCGACGGAGATCAGGACGGGCTGCCAGTCGGGGGTGCCGAACTCGGCGTTGATCTCCTCGGCCAGGGCGACGACCGAGGCCGTGTACGCGCGGTACGACTCCAGGTCCTGCCGGGAGGGATAGGCGGAGGCCAGGTGGACGACCTTGTCGCGCCACTCGGGGTGCGTCGTGAGCAGTTCGCGGTAGGCGAGGAGGCCGCGGAGGATGTTCTTCGAGAGCTCGGTCCGGTCGACGCGGACGATGGTCTTCCGGCCCCCGACCTCCTCGCGGAGGCGGGCCAGCCGTTCGTCGACCTGGGGGCGGTGGGCCAGGGCCCGCAGGTCGTCGCCGTCGACGCCGAGCGCGTACACCTGGACGCGGGTGCGGCCCTTCCCGAGGCCGTACCGCCGCCACTCCACCCCGTACCAGGGGTCGCCGCTCGGCCAGACGCCCTGCGCCATGCCGGTGGAGTCGTCGCGCTGGGAGCAGCAGCCGATGAAGTACGACGCCCATCCCCAGGTGTGGAAACCGAGCTCGTCGGCGCCGAGCATGCCCCACAGCAGCTCCTCGACGATGTCGTCCGGCACCATCCGCAGGTACTCCGACGACACCCACGGGGTGTGCGTGAAGTGGCCGATCCGGAGGTCGGGGCGGAGCTCGCGGAGCATCCCGGGGACCAGCGCCAGGTGGTAGTCCTGCACCAGGACCGCCGCGCCCTCGCCGGCCTCGGCGGCCAGCGCCTCGGCGAAGGCGCGGTTGTAGGCGCGGTACGACTCCCAGCGGCGCCGGAACTCCGCGTCGAAGACGGGCTCGCGCGGGATGTCGTACAGGTGGTGGTGGAGGAACCAGAGCACCGAGTTCGCGATGCCGTTGTACGCGTCGGCGTACACCTCCGGGTCGATGTCCAGCATCCGCACCCCCGGCTCGGCGACCCCGCGCCGGACGGCCTCGCGGTCGCCGTCGCCGAGGGCCGCGCACACCCAGAGGCTGTCCTGCGAGTCCACGGCGCTCAGGCCGGAGACGAGGCCGCCCCCGCCCCTGCGGGAGGAGAGCGTGCCGTCGTCACCGATCGTGTAGGAGACGGGCCCCCGGTTGGATGCCACGAGTACGGAAACCATGTGCCGAACCTAGCCCGTCCCGTAAACGCTCAAACGTACGTATACGAGACGCGTCGATCCGGCCACGCTGCGTCGCGCCGCAGGTCAGCCGGGTCCGGCCCGTCAGCCGCGGCGGTCGCGCATCGCCGCCTTCGCCACCAGGCCCGTCGCCGCGAGGACGACCGCCAGCGCGCCGAGCAGCCACAGCCGCTCCCCGTTGCCGCCGGTCTCGGCCATCGAACCGCGGCCTCCCGTGCCGGTGCCTTCCGTGCCGGCGCGGCCGGGGCCGGCGTGGCCGGGGCCGGGGGCGGGCGCCACCGCGGTCGTCACGGAGGGGGAGGGGGCCGGGCCGGTGGGGGAGGTGGAGTCGGTCGGGTCCGGGGTGGAGGGGGCCGGGCTCGGGGTCGGTGACGAGGTGGACGGGGACGGGGAGGACGGGGACGGCGTCTCCACCACCGTGGTCACCGCGCACGCCGGGTCCTCGCTGCCCTCGCCGCAGGTGGAGCGCGGGGACGCCACCTCGACCGCGTCGCGGAGCTTCCCGTCGCCGGTGACCGGGTCCTTCACCGTCACCGAGTACGTCACGGTGGCCGTCTTCCCGGCCGGGATGTCACCGCTCCAGCCGATCCGCGGCCTCGCGTACGTGACCTTCCCGAGGTCCGCCCTCGCGTCGCCCGCGTAGGCGGCGTCGTCGAGGGTGCCGGTCAGGTCGTCGGTGAAGGAGGCGTTCCGGTAGTCGCGTCCGCTGACGTTCTTCGCGGTGATCGTGTACGTGAGGGTGTCGCCCGGCTTCACCGTGCGCGGGCGCGCCGTCTTGGTGACCTCCAGGTCCGGCACCGGTACCGAGAAGGCCAGACCGGAGGGGACGTAGGTGTCGCCCCTGGTGGCGAAGGTCAGCTCGGCCGAGGTCGCGCCGGCGGGGATCGCGCCCTCCGGGATCTCGAACTCCTTCGCGTCGAGGGACAGGTTGTCGACGAGGTCCGGGGAGACGGCGCCGTCGTCCCCGCCGACGAAGAAGTTGTTCGTGTTGCCGGTGTGGGCCTCCGTGACGTTCTTCCCGTCCACCAGG
The Streptomyces roseofulvus genome window above contains:
- a CDS encoding helix-turn-helix domain-containing protein translates to MATVNRPEEDGEHVCGIDTAMEVIGGKWKVLILWALHDGPDRRFGELRRMVPGITEKVLASHLREMEADGIVRRVSYEEVPPRVEYGLTKDGVRLNDALEPLAAWGRERREGTGPG
- a CDS encoding trehalose-6-phosphate synthase, whose amino-acid sequence is MVSVLVASNRGPVSYTIGDDGTLSSRRGGGGLVSGLSAVDSQDSLWVCAALGDGDREAVRRGVAEPGVRMLDIDPEVYADAYNGIANSVLWFLHHHLYDIPREPVFDAEFRRRWESYRAYNRAFAEALAAEAGEGAAVLVQDYHLALVPGMLRELRPDLRIGHFTHTPWVSSEYLRMVPDDIVEELLWGMLGADELGFHTWGWASYFIGCCSQRDDSTGMAQGVWPSGDPWYGVEWRRYGLGKGRTRVQVYALGVDGDDLRALAHRPQVDERLARLREEVGGRKTIVRVDRTELSKNILRGLLAYRELLTTHPEWRDKVVHLASAYPSRQDLESYRAYTASVVALAEEINAEFGTPDWQPVLISVEDDFTRSLAAYRLADVALVNPVRDGMNLVAKEIPVVSDAGCALVLSTGAGAHQELRQDALTVNPYDVSATAEALHQALAMPADERAARTARLAEAATALPPQRWFLDQLEALRNPS